CGAGAGCAAAGCCTGGTAAGCGGTCCCTCTTGCCTTTGTGCGAGCGCGGCACCATTCTGAGCGATATGTACGAGATCTTCGAGCACACGGCCGATCTGGGGCTGCGCATCCGGGCGGCCGACCTGCCGACGTTGTTCGCCGATGCCGGCCGCGGCCTGACGTCGATCATCGCCGCGAACCTCGACGAGATCCGGCCTGTCACAGAGGTGCCGCTGCGCGTGACCGGCGGCCGCTTGGATCTCATCCTTTTCGATTGGCTGAGCGAGATTTTAT
This Pirellulales bacterium DNA region includes the following protein-coding sequences:
- a CDS encoding archease; its protein translation is MPLCERGTILSDMYEIFEHTADLGLRIRAADLPTLFADAGRGLTSIIAANLDEIRPVTEVPLRVTGGRLDLILFDWLSEILYLFESEHLLLAQFDVRFADDVLQATAHGEPLDEARHQLEHEVKAITYHGLKVEPTPDGWLAEVIVDI